In one Planctomycetaceae bacterium genomic region, the following are encoded:
- the trmD gene encoding tRNA (guanosine(37)-N1)-methyltransferase TrmD produces the protein MRIDVLTLFPDMFASPLGFSIVKRAQERKLVNIVLSNIRDFAKNNYKKVDDTPYGGGPGMVMMCQPVFDCLENVQKQDENPGRIILLTPGGKRFDQKLAQELANEKRVVLIAGHYEGFDERIRTGTNAEEVSIGDYVLSGGELAAMVIIDAMVRLMPGALGDDDSSVSESFSEGLLEYPHYTRPEVFKGLKVPDVLLSGNHKEIEKWRKQQALEKTKSQRPDLLK, from the coding sequence ATGAGAATTGATGTTCTTACGCTTTTTCCGGATATGTTCGCTTCGCCGCTTGGCTTTTCAATAGTCAAACGAGCGCAGGAACGGAAGCTGGTAAATATAGTTCTTTCAAATATTAGAGATTTCGCGAAAAACAACTACAAGAAGGTTGACGATACGCCTTACGGCGGCGGGCCTGGAATGGTAATGATGTGCCAGCCGGTTTTTGACTGTCTTGAGAATGTTCAAAAGCAGGACGAAAACCCAGGTCGCATAATTTTACTAACGCCCGGCGGAAAACGATTCGACCAGAAACTCGCGCAGGAACTGGCCAATGAGAAAAGAGTTGTTCTTATTGCCGGCCACTACGAGGGTTTCGACGAACGAATCAGAACTGGTACGAACGCTGAAGAAGTATCAATCGGCGATTATGTCCTGTCCGGCGGTGAACTTGCCGCGATGGTTATAATAGATGCGATGGTAAGACTTATGCCCGGAGCTTTGGGCGATGACGATTCGTCGGTTAGCGAGTCGTTCAGCGAAGGCCTTCTTGAATATCCGCACTATACGAGACCTGAAGTTTTCAAAGGATTGAAAGTGCCGGATGTGCTGTTGAGTGGAAATCATAAAGAAATAGAAAAATGGCGAAAGCAGCAGGCACTTGAGAAAACTAAAAGTCAAAGACCTGATTTGCTAAAATAA
- the rplS gene encoding 50S ribosomal protein L19 → MNTELINSVEKKSLKPQIPYFEVGDTVDVHCKIQEGDKSRVQIFSGTVISKKGHGLNQQFTVRRMIGDEGVERTFPINSPSVADVKPIRSGKTRRAKLYYLRERTGKSVKLSQKRTDHTTGKSGGKSGK, encoded by the coding sequence GTGAATACTGAATTGATTAATTCGGTCGAAAAGAAAAGTTTGAAGCCTCAAATTCCATATTTTGAGGTCGGCGATACAGTTGACGTACATTGTAAGATTCAGGAAGGCGACAAGTCCCGCGTGCAGATTTTCAGCGGTACTGTAATATCCAAAAAAGGTCACGGCCTGAACCAGCAGTTTACAGTCCGCAGAATGATTGGCGATGAAGGCGTTGAAAGAACGTTCCCGATTAACTCGCCGAGCGTTGCTGATGTTAAACCTATCAGAAGCGGCAAGACAAGAAGAGCCAAGCTGTACTATCTTAGAGAACGTACAGGCAAGAGCGTTAAACTTTCGCAGAAACGTACCGACCATACGACTGGTAAGTCCGGCGGCAAGTCCGGCAAGTAA
- a CDS encoding YraN family protein, which produces MLFFGNKLKKVLSDSRLLGQWGQKQCEKFYKAKGCKTLARNFACKSGEIDLIIGQTDGTVIFVEVKTRSSEKYAQAESAITYSKKLRMVKAARLFVKEYKLENYPLRFDVVIVMPDANGKAMIRHYENAFVP; this is translated from the coding sequence GTGCTTTTTTTCGGCAATAAACTGAAAAAAGTTCTGTCTGATAGTCGTTTGCTCGGCCAATGGGGCCAAAAGCAGTGCGAAAAGTTTTATAAAGCCAAAGGCTGTAAGACGCTCGCGAGGAATTTCGCCTGTAAGTCCGGCGAGATTGACCTGATTATAGGGCAGACTGACGGAACAGTAATTTTTGTCGAAGTGAAGACACGCAGTTCAGAAAAATACGCACAAGCCGAGTCTGCTATAACTTATTCCAAGAAATTGAGAATGGTTAAAGCAGCTCGGCTTTTTGTTAAAGAATATAAACTCGAAAATTACCCTCTACGTTTTGATGTTGTGATTGTAATGCCTGATGCAAATGGTAAAGCGATGATACGGCATTACGAAAATGCGTTTGTGCCATAG
- a CDS encoding TatD family hydrolase, which produces MKNKIVPPQAAPKIFNLNIKFVKMNLIDTHAHLTFTELAGSIDDVLVRSRAAGVTKWISVGTDAEHNEQAVKLAQKYENLYAALGIHPHYASEYQPGHLQRLVELIGSGKVVAIGETGLDFHYNFSKQDAQRDLFKRLLEIASLCRLPVIIHSRNALDETMQIIEKCADKTTKFVFHCWSGTIEETRAIINKGFFISFTGIITFKNGELARECVKTVPLDRMMIETDCPYMSPEPMRKQKINEPALLIHTAKKIAELKGVDLETLAEQLAANTKEFFNI; this is translated from the coding sequence TTGAAGAATAAAATTGTTCCGCCGCAGGCGGCTCCAAAAATCTTCAATCTCAATATTAAATTTGTAAAGATGAATCTAATAGATACACACGCACATTTGACCTTTACCGAGCTTGCCGGCTCCATAGACGATGTCCTTGTCCGCAGCAGGGCGGCAGGCGTTACAAAATGGATTAGCGTCGGCACCGACGCTGAACACAACGAGCAAGCTGTCAAACTCGCACAGAAATATGAAAATTTATATGCCGCACTCGGCATTCATCCTCATTACGCATCTGAATATCAGCCGGGACATTTGCAAAGACTTGTCGAATTAATCGGCAGCGGAAAAGTCGTCGCCATCGGCGAGACGGGTCTTGACTTTCATTACAATTTTTCAAAACAGGATGCGCAGCGTGATTTATTCAAGAGACTTCTCGAAATCGCATCATTGTGCAGGCTGCCTGTTATCATTCACAGCAGAAACGCACTTGATGAAACAATGCAGATAATTGAGAAATGCGCAGATAAGACGACAAAATTTGTTTTCCACTGCTGGAGCGGCACAATCGAAGAAACCCGCGCAATTATTAACAAAGGTTTTTTCATTTCATTCACCGGAATCATCACATTTAAAAACGGCGAGCTTGCCAGAGAATGCGTTAAAACCGTTCCGTTGGATAGAATGATGATTGAGACGGATTGTCCGTATATGTCGCCGGAGCCGATGCGGAAACAAAAAATTAATGAGCCGGCACTGCTGATTCACACCGCGAAAAAAATCGCTGAATTGAAAGGCGTTGATTTGGAAACGCTGGCCGAACAATTGGCGGCCAACACAAAAGAGTTTTTTAACATCTAA
- a CDS encoding 2-oxo acid dehydrogenase subunit E2 produces MTPEDGKRIVPTRIQKLIAVRMLTSKHTQPCFYITAKALVDKIVETRRPLSKQLGVRISLNDFIIRAIALAAEQNPLLKGTFHDDYIELAEDVNVGLAVAAPKGLVVPIVKGANRKSLAEIAKTTNGLIEKAKNNKLTLDDLTGACTTLSALGMFGINSFLAIPSPGQCSIISMGKIVEQPVVIDGKIEVKKIIEFCLAADSRIISPDYGAKFLMDMVNLVSSPDKLA; encoded by the coding sequence ATGACTCCGGAGGATGGAAAACGCATAGTTCCGACAAGGATTCAAAAGCTTATCGCCGTGCGTATGCTCACGTCAAAACATACGCAGCCCTGCTTTTACATAACCGCAAAGGCGCTTGTTGACAAAATCGTCGAAACACGCAGACCGTTGAGCAAGCAGCTCGGCGTAAGAATTTCTCTCAATGATTTTATAATCCGCGCAATAGCTCTGGCTGCCGAACAAAATCCACTGTTAAAGGGAACTTTCCACGACGATTACATCGAACTCGCCGAGGATGTCAATGTCGGCCTTGCTGTAGCCGCGCCGAAAGGGCTTGTTGTACCGATTGTAAAGGGCGCGAACAGGAAAAGTCTTGCTGAAATTGCCAAAACAACAAATGGGCTGATTGAAAAAGCGAAAAACAATAAGCTGACTCTCGACGATTTAACCGGCGCCTGCACTACATTATCTGCGTTGGGCATGTTCGGCATTAATTCATTTCTTGCGATACCTTCGCCCGGCCAGTGCAGTATAATTTCGATGGGAAAAATTGTGGAGCAGCCTGTTGTAATTGACGGAAAAATCGAAGTGAAAAAAATAATTGAATTTTGTCTTGCCGCCGACAGCCGGATTATCAGTCCCGATTACGGCGCAAAATTCCTGATGGATATGGTCAATTTAGTATCATCGCCAGATAAACTGGCATAA